From the genome of Spinacia oleracea cultivar Varoflay chromosome 2, BTI_SOV_V1, whole genome shotgun sequence, one region includes:
- the LOC110775496 gene encoding uncharacterized protein: protein MAQTAEVKTVKTGAYIRSPSTFRNFISGDQGSAFMPESGRYHLYISYACPWACRCLSILKVKGLEKAISFTSVKPKWETTKEGDTHMGWVFPVTDTEEPGADPDLLRGAKSIRELYEFASANYSGKYTVPVLWDKKLETIVNNESSEIVRMLNSEFNDIAENRDLDLYPVHLQTQIDEINEWIYDKINNGVYRCGFATKQEPYDQAADRLYEALEKCEEILSKQRYLCGSSLTEADIRLFVTLIRFDEVYAVYFKCNKKLVREYPNLFNYTKEIFQIPGMSSTVNMDHIKKHYYGSHPSINPYGIIPRGPNIDYSCPHDRERFSS, encoded by the exons ATGGCTCAAACTGCAGAAGTTAAAACGGTGAAGACGGGTGCTTACATTCGATCTCCTTCAACATTCCGCAATTTTATATCAGGAGATCAAGGATCGGCCTTTATGCCCGAGTCTGGAAGATATCACCTATATATATCCTATGCTTGTCCGTGGGCGTGTAGATGCCTTTCTATCTTGAAGGTCAAAGGTCTTGAGAAAGCAATCAGTTTCACG TCCGTGAAACCCAAATGGGAAACAACCAAGGAAGGTGATACACATATGGGGTGGGTTTTTCCTGTCACTGATACGGAGGAACCTGGTGCTGACCCTGACCTTTTGCGTGGAGCTAAAAGTATCAGAGAGCTTTACGAGTTTGCAAGTGCTAATTACTCTGGAAAATATACAGTGCCT GTTCTTTGGGATAAGAAACTTGAGACAATTGTGAACAATGAAAGCTCAGAGATTGTTCGAATGTTAAACTCTGAGTTCAATGATATAGCAGAGAACAGAGATTTAGACCTATACCCTGTTCACTTGCAAACCCAAATTGATGAAATCAACGAGTGGATATATGATAAGATCAACAATGGCGTGTACAGATGTGGGTTCGCCACAAAGCAGGAACCATATGATCAG GCTGCTGATAGACTGTATGAAGCACTGGAAAAATGCGAAGAGATACTCTCCAAACAGCGATATTTATGTGGCAGCTCACTGACTGAAGCAGATATACGGTTATTTGTAACCCTGATACGATTTGATGAG GTGTATGCCGTTTACTTCAAATGCAACAAAAAACTGGTGCGCGAGTACCCAAACCTGTTCAATTATACAAAAGAGATATTTCAAATTCCTGGTATGAGCAGCACAGTGAACATGGATCACATCAAGAAGCACTATTATGGAAGTCACCCATCCATTAATCCTTATGGCATCATTCCTCGTGGCCCAAATATTGATTACTCTTGTCCACACGACAGAGAAAGGTTTTCTTCTTAG
- the LOC110775500 gene encoding uncharacterized protein, with amino-acid sequence MRKNVFTRIVNQLRESNVYFQQRPDATGRLGASSLQKCTAAIRMLAYGTSADAVDEYVKLASSTARECLSHFVEGVVSEFGPEYLRRANTTDIERLLRKSHIRGFPGMMGSIDCMHWEWKNYPHAWKGMYQGRSKTTSIILEAIASQDLWIWHAFFGTPGSCNDINVFQRSPVFSDICEGRAPDVSFNVNGNTYNMGCYLTDGIYPKWATFIPAIKHPQTGKHKLFTKKQESYRKDVERAFGVLQARFAIIRQPGLAWSTEILSCTI; translated from the coding sequence ATGCGTAAAAATGTGTTCACACGCATTGTGAACCAGCTAAGAGAAAGTAATGTTTACTTTCAACAAAGGCCAGATGCCACCGGAAGACTAGGTGCATCCTCCCTCCAAAAATGCACTGCAGCAATTCGAATGTTAGCATACGGTACATCAGCCGATGCAGTTGACGAATATGTTAAACTCGCGTCAAGTACTGCAAGGGAATGTCTCTCTCACTTTGTTGAAGGGGTCGTCTCTGAATTTGGACCGGAGTACTTGAGGAGGGCGAATACTACGGATATTGAGCGACTCCTCCGGAAAAGTCATATTCGTGGATTTCCTGGCATGATGGGAAGCATTGATTGCATGCACTGGGAGTGGAAAAATTATCCACATGCATGGAAAGGAATGTATCAAGGGAGAAGTAAAACAACGAGTATAATTTTAGAGGCTATTGCTTCACAAGACTTGTGGATATGGCATGCTTTCTTTGGTACACCAGGTTCTTGTAATGATATAAATGTCTTCCAGCGGTCGCCGGTGTTCTCTGATATTTGTGAGGGTAGAGCTCCAGATGTTAGCTTCAATGTCAACGGAAATACATACAATATGGGATGTTATCTTACCGACGGTATCTATCCAAAATGGGCAACATTTATCCCAGCAATCAAACATCCACAAACCGGTAAGCACAAATTATTTACCAAGAAGCAAGAGAGTTACAGAAAGGACGTTGAACGTGCCTTTGGAGTGTTACAAGCTCGATTTGCAATAATACGTCAACCAGGTCTAGCTTGGTCGACTGAAATTTTATCATGCACAATATGA